Genomic segment of Pseudothermotoga hypogea DSM 11164 = NBRC 106472:
TTTTGCCTGGGGCTGAGGAGTTCTTGATGAAGATGAAAGCTCTGAACGTCAGGATGGCCGCACTCACGAATGGTGTTCAGTCAGTGCAGGAAAGAAGGGTGAAACTCTTGGGACTCGAACGTTTTTTCGAGTTCATGATAACATCGGAACTTGCCGGAAAACCGAAACCAGACCCGGCGATGTTCCTGCTTGCCGCAAGCAAGAGCAATGTTCCTCTGACGCGGTCAGTTTACGTTGGCGACGATCCCGTGGTCGACTATCTTGCAGCCAGGAACGCTGGAACGGACTTCGTTCTTCTGGATCTTGACTCGGTTCACTCCGACTTCGATGGGCGTAGGGTGAGTTCCTACGAGGAACTCTTCAATCTGTTGATCTGTGAATCGATCATTTCGTAGAGCCATTTACCCAGAGATTCGACCACGGTTTCGCTGAACGGCGAGTCGATGTTTGCGACTTTCAACAACTGTTGGAAAGACAGACTACCACCGAGATCGCAGAGTTTTGTATAGTCTCGGAGCGTGGAAACTCTGTCTTCAAAGCTGCGTTTGAGCAACTGAAAGGCACAGAACTGGGCGATCACATAGTCTATGTAGTAGAAGGGACTTTCATAGATGTGCATCTGT
This window contains:
- a CDS encoding YjjG family noncanonical pyrimidine nucleotidase codes for the protein MKYEMVYFDLDGTLLDFAKAERESIGAVLEEFGIPLSNDQIQTYVEINKKWWRFFSEGKASKERIVVARFEEFLSWLGHPEISPLDVSRRYLEKLSNCAYFLPGAEEFLMKMKALNVRMAALTNGVQSVQERRVKLLGLERFFEFMITSELAGKPKPDPAMFLLAASKSNVPLTRSVYVGDDPVVDYLAARNAGTDFVLLDLDSVHSDFDGRRVSSYEELFNLLICESIIS